The following proteins come from a genomic window of Rhodoligotrophos sp. CJ14:
- a CDS encoding ROK family protein has translation MRASKTHGSGGPAVHGALELPAVTVDSYNIEIKDAEGFLGDQVSGRAFRAMLDDARKAIAAHGTDPLGEEPSSEISKKTLDKIIAEGDPKAASIVIGTISEFGEKLANVVRRFRRQKDWREVQAIVVGGGLRQSRTGELIIGRAATLLQGEGVPVDVMPIAHHPDKAGLIGAIHLVPRWMFEGFDAILAVDVGGSNIRCGIVLLNGKKAPDLSQAKVDQLKLWRHANDGPSRDEAVKRMTDMLKSLIKAAERDKYKLAPVIGIGCPGVITENGMIEKGGQNLPGNWESNRFNLPEAVQTEIPKIAEHETYVVMHNDAVIQGLSQLPFLRHVEKWGVLTMGTGLGNAVFTTKDLEEPAGQSS, from the coding sequence GTGCGGGCATCGAAAACGCATGGTTCGGGCGGTCCGGCGGTTCATGGCGCCCTAGAGCTGCCTGCGGTCACAGTCGACAGCTATAATATCGAGATCAAGGACGCGGAAGGCTTCCTTGGCGATCAGGTCAGCGGACGCGCCTTCCGCGCTATGCTGGACGATGCGAGAAAGGCCATCGCCGCCCACGGGACTGATCCGCTCGGGGAAGAACCGAGCAGCGAGATCAGCAAAAAGACGCTGGACAAGATCATTGCTGAGGGCGACCCCAAGGCTGCCAGCATCGTCATCGGGACGATCTCGGAATTCGGCGAGAAGCTCGCGAATGTGGTGCGGCGGTTTCGCCGGCAGAAGGACTGGCGGGAGGTCCAAGCCATCGTCGTTGGTGGCGGCCTGAGGCAGAGCCGGACGGGCGAGTTGATCATCGGACGAGCAGCCACACTCCTGCAGGGCGAAGGCGTGCCCGTAGACGTCATGCCCATCGCCCATCATCCGGACAAGGCCGGTCTGATCGGCGCAATTCACCTGGTTCCGCGATGGATGTTCGAAGGCTTCGATGCCATCCTCGCCGTTGATGTGGGCGGCTCCAACATCCGCTGCGGCATTGTCTTACTGAACGGGAAGAAGGCGCCCGACCTGTCTCAGGCCAAGGTGGACCAGCTCAAGCTCTGGCGGCATGCAAATGATGGCCCCAGCCGCGATGAGGCGGTGAAGCGCATGACGGACATGCTGAAGTCACTGATCAAAGCGGCGGAACGAGACAAATACAAGCTCGCGCCAGTGATCGGCATTGGCTGTCCCGGTGTGATCACCGAAAACGGGATGATCGAGAAAGGTGGGCAGAATCTACCGGGAAATTGGGAGAGCAACCGCTTCAACCTGCCCGAAGCGGTTCAGACAGAGATCCCCAAAATCGCTGAGCATGAAACCTATGTGGTCATGCATAACGACGCGGTCATTCAGGGGTTGAGCCAATTGCCCTTTCTCCGGCATGTAGAGAAGTGGGGCGTTTTGACGATGGGGACCGGCCTCGGCAACGCCGTGTTCACGACCAAGGATTTGGAGGAACCTGCCGGCCAGTCGAGCTAA